In one window of ANME-2 cluster archaeon DNA:
- a CDS encoding DUF72 domain-containing protein: MINQLMPDYRTGACGWGYFRIPGADTLEAYSRVFDFVEVNSTFYQTPSPEVVDSWVKKVPEGFTFSVRCHRDLTHRYMLAPSERSCRLLEESIGICRRLGSGLLVLETPRSFDPNRAVKGIHDLLASVPLDDVRLVWEIRWGLPGDELVRSMQEFNMVHCVDLSRESGPAYRSDILYSRLFGHGYHNLYQFDDEELIEIDRRAQDTSSGSMYLSFHGGRMYRDAARLKVYRKEGRFPRVTTHNGAEALGEVLLEDARFPAGKQELIASQGWKVIDMAGDRRVHVRVLLERLDEGIYQNREDVLRDLRRTMGKKNAGNP, encoded by the coding sequence ATGATAAATCAATTGATGCCGGATTACAGGACAGGGGCCTGTGGCTGGGGATATTTCAGGATACCGGGTGCAGATACCCTGGAAGCATATTCCCGGGTATTCGACTTTGTGGAAGTGAACTCTACGTTCTACCAGACACCGTCCCCTGAGGTGGTGGATTCCTGGGTGAAAAAGGTTCCTGAAGGTTTTACCTTCTCGGTACGGTGTCATCGTGACCTGACCCACCGGTACATGCTGGCCCCGTCTGAACGTTCATGCAGGCTGCTTGAAGAGAGTATAGGGATTTGCAGGAGGCTGGGCTCAGGATTATTGGTACTGGAAACCCCCCGGTCCTTTGATCCAAACAGGGCGGTGAAAGGGATACACGACCTTCTGGCCTCGGTCCCGCTGGATGATGTGCGGCTGGTATGGGAGATCAGGTGGGGGCTCCCGGGAGACGAACTGGTTCGATCGATGCAGGAGTTCAATATGGTGCACTGTGTGGACCTGTCAAGGGAGTCCGGACCTGCCTATCGTTCAGACATTCTGTACTCAAGACTGTTCGGACATGGTTACCACAACCTCTACCAGTTCGATGATGAAGAACTTATTGAGATAGACAGGAGGGCACAGGACACCAGTTCCGGGTCTATGTACCTGTCATTCCACGGCGGCAGGATGTACAGGGACGCGGCAAGGTTGAAAGTTTACCGCAAAGAGGGACGGTTCCCGAGAGTAACAACGCATAACGGGGCAGAGGCCCTGGGAGAGGTACTGCTGGAAGATGCACGGTTCCCGGCAGGGAAGCAGGAACTCATTGCCTCCCAGGGATGGAAGGTGATAGATATGGCCGGAGACAGAAGGGTGCATGTACGTGTGTTGCTGGAAAGGTTGGATGAAGGAATATACCAAAATAGAGAAGACGTTTTGAGAGACCTCAGGAGAACCATGGGAAAAAAGAATGCCGGCAATCCATGA